In Podospora pseudopauciseta strain CBS 411.78 chromosome 3, whole genome shotgun sequence, one genomic interval encodes:
- a CDS encoding hypothetical protein (EggNog:ENOG503PAGZ): MSLRRPGFWARQAKSSYKNQLNIPFSHHTQTPTSTSTSTDKMHLHHLALLGAIPLSLAHPSPSAPSITELFAYPPTNPIFLENLLPLPDSRLLLSSFSPSLLLFSPNSPTTPTALTPFPNCTSYTGLTSLSPTTYAVTGGVMAGLGFDPTTTALHIFSLPPNSTTPTLLNSIPLNYPLPNGLLALPSNKSIILSADSLTGSILRIDTTTNTVTTILQSPQLLGGTVFPLGINGLAARPLFDGYLYFTVSGQGYFGRIKLSNQGYIPSGSQIQVLAQIQDPGWVNAFDDLDFDHTGKSAYIAWQRGRVVKVTQAAWGQQWTQETIVNGTEDVTLKGVTAVKFAKGWSGRKVLFATTGGLEGENDQVGGQVVRIDL, translated from the coding sequence ATGTCACTTCGTCGACCAGGTTTCTGGGCTCGGCAGGCAAAGTCGTCTTATAAAAACCAACTCAACATCCCCTTTTCTCAccacacacaaacaccaacatcaacatcaacatcaacagaCAAGAtgcaccttcaccacctcgccctcctcgggGCCATCCCCCTATCACTGGCTCACCCGTCCCCGTCagccccctccatcaccgagCTCTTCGCCTACCCCCCCACAAACCCTATCTTCCTCGAaaacctccttccccttccggACTCCCGCCTCTtactctcctccttctccccctccctcctccttttctctcccaactcccccacaaccccaaccgccctcacccccttcccaaactGCACCTCCTACACAGGCctaacctccctctcccccaccacctacGCCGTCACAGGCGGCGTCATGGCCGGCCTCGGTTTCGaccccaccacaaccgccctccacatcttctccctcccccccaactccaccacccccaccctcctgaactccatccccctcaactaccccctccccaacggcctcctcgccctcccttCCAACAAAAGCATCATCCTCTCGGCCGACTCCCTCACCGGCTCCATCCTCCGAATCgacacaacaaccaacaccgtcaccacaATCCTCCAATccccccagctcctcggcggcACAGTCTTCCCCCTCGGCATCAACGGCCTCGCCGCCCGGCCCCTGTTCGACGGATACCTCTACTTTACCGTTTCCGGCCAGGGGTATTTCGGGAGGATCAAACTCTCCAACCAGGGGTACATCCCCTCGGGCAGCCAAATCCAAGTGCTGGCCCAGATTCAGGACCCCGGGTGGGTCAACGCGTTTGACGATCTCGATTTCGACCACACCGGCAAGAGCGCCTACATTGCCtggcagagggggagggtcgTCAAGGTTACTCAGGCCGCATGGGGACAGCAGTGGACGCAGGAGACTATCGTCAATGGGACCGAGGATGTGACGCTGAAGGGTGTTACGGCGGTGAAATTCGCGAAGGGCTGGTCGGGGAGGAAGGTCTTGTTTGCTACCACCGGGGgactggagggggagaatgaTCAGGTGGGAGGGCAGGTGGTGAGGATTGATCTCTAG